The nucleotide window GCGGCCGTGGACTTCCTACGCGGCTACCACTCGCTGCGCACCAGCAACGTCCTCGGCGCCCTCACGCTCGCCGAACTGGCGGCGACCGGCCGCCCCAAGCCGCTGCACCACATCTCCTCCATCGCCGTCTTCAACGAGGTCGGCATCACCGCCATGGGCGAGGACGACCCGCTCGCCCACATCGACCGCCTCATCGCCGGCTACGACCAGACCAAGTGGACCGCCGAGGTCGCGCTGCGCCGCGCCCGCGACCACGGCCTGCTGGTGACGGCCATGCGCCCGGGCGGCATCGGCGGCCACACCAGGACCGGCGCGTACAACCCGCAGGACCTCAGCAGCGGCCTGATCTCCGCCTTCGCCCGCTTCCGCACGGTCCCTGCCTTCCGTTACCTCAACGCGGCGCCGGTGGACTGGGTGAGCCGCACCGCCGTCGCCGTCATCTGCGAACCCGACGCCTGGGGCTACGACTACAACCTCACCGGCGTCCCCAACACCCTCGACGATGTCGTACGCGACATGGCCCTCGGCGGTATGCACGTCCGCGTGCAGGACTGGGACGCATGGCGGGCCGACGCCCTGGCCCGCCTCCAGGCCGAGCCGGTTCCCGAACTGACCTTCCTCACCCGGGTGTTGCAGAGCCCCAGCGCGTTGAAGCTGTGCGAGGCGACCCTGAAGGGCCCGGCGGCCGTCGACGACCGCACCGCCGCCCTCGTCGAGGCGCTCGGTCTGCCGCCCGCCGCCCGCTATGACGCGCAGGCCCAGCTGAAGACGTTCGAAAAGCTCGCCGACGACGGCCTCGCCCGGCTGCCCCAGAAGGACGACACCCCCTACCTGTGGTTCACCGAGAACACCGAGGGCACGGTCGGCCCGGTCGGCGCCCCCGCCGACACACCCTGCGCCATGCGACTCACCCTCTCCATCGCCGGGATGCACCAGCTGGTGAAGGAACGCCGGGTCGACGTGCAGGGCGAACTCACCTGCCCGGCCCTCCACCCCGAACCGGTCGTCGTCGAACGCGGCGACCTCGTCGTCCGCCCCGAGGAGGGCATCCCCGAACAGCACGGCATGCGCCACCAACTCATCAGCTACCAGCTGGAGTTGGTGGACGCCGACGGTGGCCGCTGGTGGCTGCGCGGCCGCAAGTACGCCCGCGCCCGCCGTGACGTGTGGCGCCAGACCCGTGCCCTGACCGTCGAGATCGGCCGCGCGGGCGAACCGGCGAGCCTGGCGGGCGAGGTCGTCGTCCCCGCCGACTCCTACGTCCGCGACCAGATCGACGGCATCCACGTCGACCCGCGCCTGACCGGTCAGGAGAAGCGGGCCGCCAAGCTGACCTGGCTCGCCTGGTTCGGTCTGGAGATGGGCCGCGGACTGCTCGGCCCGTTCGCCCGGGCCGCCGCGGACCTGCTCGACCTGCGCCGCCCCACCACCCTCACGGAGCGCCACCGATGATCTTCAGAACGGCCGGTCCCCGGACCACCACCCGACCCGCGCTCCGCCGGGTCAGGACCACCGCGGCCCTGCGCCCGCTCCAGCACCGCCTGGATCCGGCCCGTGTCGAGGAGATCCCCTTCCAGGCGGCCGACGGCGTACGCCTGGGCCTCACCCGCGTCGACAGCGGCGAACCGAACCGCCCCGCCGTACTCCTCCTCCACGGGCACACGGCGTCCGCCGACATGTTCCTGCTGCCCGAGACCCGCAACCTCGTCGACGCCCTCCTCGACGACGGTTACGAACCCTGGCTGCTGGACTGGCGGGGCAGCTGCCGGCTGCCGTACAACGAGACCGGCCAGAGGTACACGTACGACGACGTGGCGCTGTACGACATCCCGGCCGCCGTCAACCACATCCGCGGCCGTATCGGCGACCGCCCGCTGTTCGTGGTCGCCCACTGCATCGGCTCGCTCACCCTGTCGCTGAGCATGACGGCGGGTCTGGTCCCCGGTCTCGCGGGAGTGGTCTCGCAGGGGGTGTTCCTGACCCCGAAGCTCGCGGGCCGCACGTCCCTGCGCATGACGGTGGCGGGGGAGCTGCTGAAGTCCCGCATCGACCACATACCGGTCGACTTCCGCAAGGTCGGCCTCCGGTCGAAGTACACGGCGCTCTTCGCCCTCGCCTCCCGCAAGGCGGACTGCCCCGACCCCACCTGCCAGATCCTGCACAACTCGGCCTGGGGCACCGGCGCCTCGCTCTTCGTCCACGAGCATCTGTCGGAGACCACCCACAACCGGCTCGCCGACCTCCTCGGCCCCGCCCCGCTGTGGATCCTCCCGCATCTGCGCCGGATCGAACTGGCCCGCAGCGTCGTCCGCTGGCACGACACCGACCACCGCTACCAGGCCCTGCCCCCGAACGCGCTGGACGCGGCCGCCCGCATCGACACCCCCGTCCTGCTGATGGCCGGCAGTGACAACGGCCTGTGGCTGGACTCCCAGCAGCTCTGCCACGACATCCTCGCCCGCCGACAGCCCCAGCTGGACGTGACGTACACCGAGATCCCGGGCTACGGTCACCTCGACACCTTCCTGGGCCGGGGCGCGGCCCTGGACGTCTTCGGCCACATCCTCGATTTCCTCGGCGAACGACGGTGACGCGCGCCCGGCGGCCGGTTAACGTACCGGACAGTAACCGGACCGCACCGCAGGAGGCCCCCATGCCGCAGCTCGAAGTCGACGGCGCGACACTGACGTACGACGACGAGGGCCCCCGCGACGGCGACGGTGTACCCCTGGTGTTCATCCACGGCTGGACGGCCAACCGCCACCGCTGGGACCACCAGGTGGCGCACTTCTCCGGCGAACGACGGGTCATCCGCCTCGACCTGCGCGGGCACGGGGAGAGCAGCGGCGCCGGAGTGCGCACGATCGAGGAGCTGGCGCGAGACGTCCTCGCCCTTCTCGACCACCTCAAGGTCGACCGTTTCATTCCCGTCGGCCACTCCATGGGCGGCATGATCAGCCAGACCCTCGCCCTGTCCCACCCGGAGCGGGTGGAGCGCATGGTGCTGGTCAACTCGATCAGCCGCATGACGTACAACAAGGGCAGGGGCCTGCTCATGGCCGCCTCGGCCCGGGTCCCCTTCAAGCTCTTCGTCGCCGCCAACATCCAGCGCGCCTTCGCCCCCGGCTACCCCCGCGAGCGGATCCAGGAGTACATCCGCGCCTCCGGGACCACCCCGCGCGAGGTCGTCATGACCCTCTACGGCGCCATGCGCGCCTTCGACGTCCTCGACCGGGTCCCCGAGATCACCGCCCCCACCCTCCTGATCCACGGCTACCACGACATCCAGCTGCCCGTCTCCCAGATGCTCCGCATGGCCAAGGCCTACCCGGACGCCGTGGTCCGCATCATCGACGCGGGCCACGAACTCCCGGTGGAGAAGCCCGCGGAACTGACCAGGGCACTGGAGGGCTTCCTCACCACCAAGGCGTGATCTCGGCTCCAGCTCCAGCTTTCGGGTCCAGCTTCGGGTCCGGACGGGCCCGGTGTTCGCGCAGCTCCGGCACGCGGCCGGGCTGCCACAGCCCCGTACGACGCGTGGTGCACGTCGTGTGATGCTGAGGCCATGACTGGACAAGCCGAGATCACCGTCGTCCACTGGACGGCCAGCAGTGATTCCGACACCGACGGGCTCGCCGCGCTGCTCGCGGCCTACCACCTGCGGACGGAGGCCGAGAAGGGCGAGGCCGTCGCCGGTGTGGACGGGCTGCCGGAGCGGTATCGGGCCGAGGTCGCCGACCCGGGGGCGGCGTTCGCCGACGACGTCGTGCTGCTGGCGCTGAGCGGTGACACCGCCGTGGGCTGTCTGGTGGTGACCGCGCCCACCGGCGGAGGGTCGGAGATCAAGCGGCTCTGGACGGACCCGGCGTTCCGGGGCCGGGGCGTCGCGTCCGGCCTGATCGACGCCGCGTTCGCGCACGCCGCCGGGAACGGCGTGGGCACGGTCCGGCTGTCGGTGTGGAAGTGGCGGACCACGGCCATCGCCCTGTACGAACGCCTCGGCTTCGCCGTCACCGAGTCGTGGGACGAGCGGGACCAGCTGGTGTGCATGGAACGCGCCGTGTGAGCGCCCACGGCAGGCGGCGGCCGACCCCGCTCGCGCGGGACCGGCCGCCGCTGTCGACGACGAACCCTCAGTCCAAGAACAACCCTCAGTGGGTCAGAACGTCAGCTTCCAGCTGTTGATGTAGCCGGTGTCGAGGCTGGCCACGTCCTGGACCCGCAGCTTCCAGACACCCGCGGCCGTCTCCGAGGAGGCGTTGACGGTGTAGGTCGCGATCACGTTGTCCGCGGAGTCGGAGGACGAGGAGTTCTTCAGCCGGTACTCCGTGCCGTCCGGCGCCACGAGGTCGATGACCAGGTCACCGCGCCAGGTGTGGACGATGTTCACGTCCACGGTGAGCGGGTTGGACGCGGCTCCGGCCCGGTTGACGTTGATCGGCGACTCGACCGTGCTGTTGTCGGGGATCTGGTAGTCGGCGGTGTTCTCGAAGACCGACTGGTTGCCCTCCTCGTCGACCCGCCAGGTCCAGCTCGCCGTACCGGTCTCCCCGGTCGCGTCCGTCACCGTGACCGTCGGGCTGTAGCTCGCCGCCGTGGTCGGCGTACCCGAGACGCGTCCGGTGGCGGCGTCGATGGACAGCCCGTCCGGCAGACCGGTGGCCGCGTAGGAGAGCGCGCCGGCGTTGGTGGAGGACGCCTGGACGTCCAGCGTGACGGCCTGGCCCACCAGGGAGTACTGGCTGCCCGGCGGGATCACCGTCACCCCGTCGAGGATCCTGGCGCCGACGTTGATCGCGGCCCAGGCGTTGGCGGTGTTGTTGTAGGTGACCGAGCCGAGCCCGTACAGGTCGGCGGCGGCCTGCAGGGTGGCGGTGCGGGCGGCCGCGTAGTTGGTCGTGGACGTCATGTACGTGGTCAGCGCCCGGAACCAGATCTTCTCGGCCGCGGCGCGGCCGATCGGCGTCACCGGAAGACCGTCGTAGGTCGGCGAGTCGTAGGAGACGCCGTTGACGACCTTGGCGCCGCTGCCCTCGGAGGCGAGGTAGAACCAGTGGTTCGCCGGACCCGAGGAGTAGTGGACGTCGACGTTCCCGAGCGTGGAGGACCAGTAGTCGCGCGAGGAGCCGTCCTTGCTGGGCTTGTCCATGTAGCGCAGCGGGGTGCCGTCGCCATTGATGTCGATCTTCTCGCCGACGAGGTAGTCACCGACGTCGCTCGCGTTGCCGGCGGCGAACTCGACCGCGGCGGCGAAGATGTCGGACGTCGCCTCGTTCAACCCGCCCGACTCACCGCTGTAGTTGAGCCCGGCGGTGACCGAGGTCAGGCCGTGCGTCATCTCGTGCGCGGCCACGTCGATCGAGGTCAGCGGGTTGGCGTTGCCCGAGCCGTCGCCGTACGTCATGCAGAAGCAGGCGTCCTGCCAGAACGCGTTGACGTACGCGTTGCCGTAGTGGACCCGGCTGTAGGGCGCCACCCCGTCGTTGCGCAGCCCGTTGCGGCCGTGCACGTTCTTGTAGTAGTCCCAGGTCAGGGCCGCACCGTAGTGCGCGTCGGCGCCCGCGGTCTCCAGGTTGGAGGTGGTCCCGTCGCCCCAGACGTCGTCGGACCCGCTGAACAGCGTGCCCGTGCCGGACGAGCCGCGGTTCAGGTTGTACGTCCGGTGGTTGCCGCGCTCCGCGTCGGTCAGCGTGTACGACGACCCGGACTGGCTGGTGCCGAGCGTGACCGTCCCGCTGTAGCGGGTGTTGCCGGTGCCGGTGTGCACCCCCTCGTACTCGAACAGCTTCTCGCCGCTCTGCGCGTCGGTGACGACATGCAGCTCACTGGGGGTGTCGTCGTGCTGGAACCCGCTCACGACGGTCTCGTACGCGAGCGTCGGCGTGCCCTTCGCGGCCCACACGACCTTGCGGACGCTGTCCGCCTCGGTCTTGGTGGAGCCCTCCTTCTTCGCCGCGGCGACGGCCTGCTTCTCCGCGGTGGCCTTGCTGACGTCGGCGCTCAGGTCCGACACCTTCAGCTTCGCCTTGCGGGCCCGCGTGACGCTCTCGACGGCGCCGCTCTTCGAGGTGTGGACGACCAGGTCGCCACCGAGCACGGGAAGACCGGCGTAGGTGCGCTCGTAACGCGTGTGCACGGTGCCGTCGGCGTCCTTGGTGACGTCGCGGACCCGCAGCTTCTCCTTGGCCCCGAGACCGAGGCGGCCCGCGGTCCTGTCCGTGGCCTTCTCGGCCCGCTGGATCAGGCTCTTGCGCTGGGCCGGGCTGAGCTTGGCGGGCAGCGACCCGCGGTCCGGTGCGGCGGCCGCGGGACGGGCACTGCCTTCGGTGCCGTCGTCGCGGGCGCTGGCGGAAGCGCTCGGCAGGGCCGCGGTGATCATGGCCGCCGCGGCGACCAGCGCGGCGGTGGCCGCGAGGCGGGTGCGGGGAGACCTGCGGGTGGAGGTACCGGTGGATCTGTGGGGGGTCTTTCTCACGCGAACTCCTTTGCTGCGGCCGTCGGACGGGCGGCCGTACGAAGGACCCGGCGCACGGATTGGTTGCGTCGGGTGGTGCAGGCGGAACTGCGAAGCGGGTGCGCGTGCGCCTCAGTGAGGCGGATGGGCACAGAGTGTCAGACCCGGGTG belongs to Streptomyces graminofaciens and includes:
- a CDS encoding thioester reductase domain-containing protein; this translates as MGDVNDGARAYAESIERGGGGLGVDDLLAKVMTAGASESGEIAAQAAAPAAEGALDVDTLAATIATAAGRHLPEGRLSPDADFFDAGGTSVHAVELVAELESELGMEFDLDEVFADARPISLARRWLEASGATHAPPAAPVVSPTAPAPLTLPAAAPYAPPPPVLPATAPAAPYTTARPEDLEQILADLALADRLPFTRSPEPLPPRRVLLTGATGFLGSHMLLDLLRHSDAHVYCLVRAADQETATARLGEALKSYRLPWSSEIRRRITVLPGDIRLPRLGLDDELWHRLAHELDSVVGVAAAVDFLRGYHSLRTSNVLGALTLAELAATGRPKPLHHISSIAVFNEVGITAMGEDDPLAHIDRLIAGYDQTKWTAEVALRRARDHGLLVTAMRPGGIGGHTRTGAYNPQDLSSGLISAFARFRTVPAFRYLNAAPVDWVSRTAVAVICEPDAWGYDYNLTGVPNTLDDVVRDMALGGMHVRVQDWDAWRADALARLQAEPVPELTFLTRVLQSPSALKLCEATLKGPAAVDDRTAALVEALGLPPAARYDAQAQLKTFEKLADDGLARLPQKDDTPYLWFTENTEGTVGPVGAPADTPCAMRLTLSIAGMHQLVKERRVDVQGELTCPALHPEPVVVERGDLVVRPEEGIPEQHGMRHQLISYQLELVDADGGRWWLRGRKYARARRDVWRQTRALTVEIGRAGEPASLAGEVVVPADSYVRDQIDGIHVDPRLTGQEKRAAKLTWLAWFGLEMGRGLLGPFARAAADLLDLRRPTTLTERHR
- a CDS encoding alpha/beta hydrolase, with the protein product MIFRTAGPRTTTRPALRRVRTTAALRPLQHRLDPARVEEIPFQAADGVRLGLTRVDSGEPNRPAVLLLHGHTASADMFLLPETRNLVDALLDDGYEPWLLDWRGSCRLPYNETGQRYTYDDVALYDIPAAVNHIRGRIGDRPLFVVAHCIGSLTLSLSMTAGLVPGLAGVVSQGVFLTPKLAGRTSLRMTVAGELLKSRIDHIPVDFRKVGLRSKYTALFALASRKADCPDPTCQILHNSAWGTGASLFVHEHLSETTHNRLADLLGPAPLWILPHLRRIELARSVVRWHDTDHRYQALPPNALDAAARIDTPVLLMAGSDNGLWLDSQQLCHDILARRQPQLDVTYTEIPGYGHLDTFLGRGAALDVFGHILDFLGERR
- a CDS encoding alpha/beta fold hydrolase — translated: MPQLEVDGATLTYDDEGPRDGDGVPLVFIHGWTANRHRWDHQVAHFSGERRVIRLDLRGHGESSGAGVRTIEELARDVLALLDHLKVDRFIPVGHSMGGMISQTLALSHPERVERMVLVNSISRMTYNKGRGLLMAASARVPFKLFVAANIQRAFAPGYPRERIQEYIRASGTTPREVVMTLYGAMRAFDVLDRVPEITAPTLLIHGYHDIQLPVSQMLRMAKAYPDAVVRIIDAGHELPVEKPAELTRALEGFLTTKA
- a CDS encoding GNAT family N-acetyltransferase, whose amino-acid sequence is MTGQAEITVVHWTASSDSDTDGLAALLAAYHLRTEAEKGEAVAGVDGLPERYRAEVADPGAAFADDVVLLALSGDTAVGCLVVTAPTGGGSEIKRLWTDPAFRGRGVASGLIDAAFAHAAGNGVGTVRLSVWKWRTTAIALYERLGFAVTESWDERDQLVCMERAV
- a CDS encoding M4 family metallopeptidase, whose protein sequence is MITAALPSASASARDDGTEGSARPAAAAPDRGSLPAKLSPAQRKSLIQRAEKATDRTAGRLGLGAKEKLRVRDVTKDADGTVHTRYERTYAGLPVLGGDLVVHTSKSGAVESVTRARKAKLKVSDLSADVSKATAEKQAVAAAKKEGSTKTEADSVRKVVWAAKGTPTLAYETVVSGFQHDDTPSELHVVTDAQSGEKLFEYEGVHTGTGNTRYSGTVTLGTSQSGSSYTLTDAERGNHRTYNLNRGSSGTGTLFSGSDDVWGDGTTSNLETAGADAHYGAALTWDYYKNVHGRNGLRNDGVAPYSRVHYGNAYVNAFWQDACFCMTYGDGSGNANPLTSIDVAAHEMTHGLTSVTAGLNYSGESGGLNEATSDIFAAAVEFAAGNASDVGDYLVGEKIDINGDGTPLRYMDKPSKDGSSRDYWSSTLGNVDVHYSSGPANHWFYLASEGSGAKVVNGVSYDSPTYDGLPVTPIGRAAAEKIWFRALTTYMTSTTNYAAARTATLQAAADLYGLGSVTYNNTANAWAAINVGARILDGVTVIPPGSQYSLVGQAVTLDVQASSTNAGALSYAATGLPDGLSIDAATGRVSGTPTTAASYSPTVTVTDATGETGTASWTWRVDEEGNQSVFENTADYQIPDNSTVESPINVNRAGAASNPLTVDVNIVHTWRGDLVIDLVAPDGTEYRLKNSSSSDSADNVIATYTVNASSETAAGVWKLRVQDVASLDTGYINSWKLTF